Sequence from the Bacillus sp. es.036 genome:
GGCTGCGATAATTTCAGTTATGATCGGGTAATTGTCTCCTGCATAATGCCTTAAATAGCCAAAGCCACGATATAGATAATAATTAAAATCTTCTGCATCCATGACAACTCTTACTTGTTGTTCATGATCGGCAAGATAAGGGGTAAATGTAATGTCTCGCTCGACTTCTAGAAGGAGATCGGCCATTTGGTGGATGACGGTAATGGTTGTTTGAGGGTCGTCATTCCCTAATGATTTCACCCCGATTTCTGCGAGTTTCGTCATTCCCATCTTTAAATCTTGAATTTCTGTTTCTTTATAGCCCTGCTCAATGTGCTGGCAGTACTTTTCGACGTTTACTCGCTCTGCACCAGTTCCCCAGTAAGAGAAGAAGCGGTTCCCTTTTAATACGTAATCTCCTACTTTATTATGAAGTTTAATAATAATTTGATCTTTTTGAGCTTCATCAATCATTGTTTTAAAGTCAATAAGCTGGATGTATCCTGAGTCGGGAGCAGTAATAAGCGTTTCGGTTTCTCGTTCTTTCTCCATCAGATCGCCGGGGTTTTCACAGCGAAATTGCTCAAGATCATTTCTAAGTGTTTCGCGCACAATCGAGATCGATTCTTCTTTCATGTTTGTAGCGATATTATGTACTTGCATCCAACTTGTTGCATGGTTGATAAAGAAAATAAACGTTATAACCGTAACAAATGCTAGGAAAACGGTCGTGCCAGGGATAGCAACAAAATATTCATCTTCTTTACTTGTAATAAATAAGAAAACAACAAGGACATAAACAAAGCTTCCGTGGAAAATACCGATAAAGTGCTGAGTGGTTCGATCAGCTACGAAATTAAGTAGCATTCGAGGTGAAAATTGTCCGCTAAATGTTGTCAGAACAACGAGTAAGGAGTTAAGCGTAAAGGCGCTTAGCGTTAAAATCCCACCAATAAGGGCACTAATGAGTAGCCTGGTAGGTTGTGCAGTCGTTCGGATCATATTGGGCGTGTACTGTGAGAGTTCGAGAACTAAATCTAAATATAACGTGGCCGCTACAAAAACAAAGGCACCTAAAATATATAAGCCTGGCATATACCAGAGCGTTGCCTGAAGTTCATGTTTACGGATTCGCCTTGACATCTCGAAATACTTCCGTAACTGCCATGGTATTAGTTTCTTCATTATGACTGGGGCTCCCTTCAATTTCTTTCATTAACACTTTAGAATTACCCTCAGTGTGGGTCGTTAAACCGTGGAGGGAAAAAAAGTATTCTTTTTTTCTATTAATGTAAGGCGGTTAACTAAATTCACACTTTATGAAATAGTTACGAATCAACGTACATGCATAGGTTATGAAGGCGGGGGAATAATGAATTGATAGAGCATGAAAACGAAGGTGATCAACATGATGTTCGAAAAAGTAATCCTCTGGTTATTAGTTTTTTTAGGAATTGGTTTATTTTTATCTAGTCTTCGAAAGCCCCCATTAAAAGAATGGCTTCTCTTTTTTTTACTTACAGCGTATTTTTCTTCTATTATTGGAGTTATTGTTGTCGAAGAAGGGATGCTTTCTTATCCTGTTAACTTGTTTAATCGACATTTTGACTCTAGCCTTACATATGAATATGTATTATTTCCGGTATTAGGCATTTATTATTATCAGTCGACACTTCGTTCAGGATGGGTTGGTTATTTTGGGAAGGCAGCCATTTATTCGGCGATTATTACGATCTTGGAATTTTTTCTTGAAAAATATACAGATCTTATTCACTATGAGAGCTGGACTTGGTGGTATACGTTTTTGAGTACACTGTTATTGTTGGTGATTATTAGGGTGATTGTAAAATATTTACCTGGTGTCGAACAGCAGAGATAACGCATGATTTTTACAATAGGAATGAATACTATCTTCAGAGTCCATTGAATGGAGGTAGTCGAGTTGTTACAAAAACTAATCTTTTTATTAAGTGTAACGGTGCTTTTCCTTGTCCCGATTAACGTTCATGCAGAAGCTCCTTCTTATGCAAAATGGGGAAAAATGGCGATTGAGGAAACGACGAAAAAATATCCAGATCAACAAGTGACAGACTATAGGTACGATGGGAAAGTATTTATCTCTGATGTAAGAGAACAGTATGATTTCGAATTTACGTTAAAGCAAAACGGACAGTCGAGAGAGATTCGCGTGTATGTGCTCGTGAACCCTCAAAAAGATAAGCTGATCGATGTGAAATATGATGAGATCGAAGAATTTCAATAAGCCACGTTGTAAAAGCCAGTTGTGATAACTGGCTTTTTGTTGTTGGCGCTGTAAAAGAAGGATTTTAGTGTGTTAAATCGAATAATAGTAGCTAGAGATAAAGAGCGATTTTGCAAAATAAGGAGAGGAAGAGCGTGAACATTATTAAACGTAAGGCAGATGTAGAAGCATTGCTAAAGGATTTCGATCAACTAGCTGAATTTGATCAGGTTGGTCAAAAGCATTATATGGTTTTTGAGGATACTGAAAGAAATGGCCTTTGTACACTCATGAAATATAAAAATTCGTCGTTTTCTATTCATTGTAAAGGAGCATCGTATTGCGATGAAGAGGAGCGTTTTTTGGAATCTGAAGAACTAATTCACTATTTATGGAAGCGCCGAAAAGCCGTTAATGCGGTGCTCCGTGATTCAATGAAGGAAAAGATTGAAGCTTAGAACAAATGAATTGAATTTTACTCTTTGTGTAATTGATTCCTTATAAGATTAAGCAAGAGTACTGAAGAGTTTCTGAGATTCGTGTAGACTGTAAAGGGAAACAGAATGCAGTTAAGAATTGAGGGACTCTTGTGTTAGGTGTTTTTATTGAGATTATCGTGCCCGTGTTTATTCTAATTGGGATTGGCGTAGTGCTTCATCGTATTTTTCAATTTGATTTATACACGCTTGCAAAAGTAAACATTTATTTTATCGTGCCTGGATTTATTTTTCTAAAGCTGTACGAAACAGCTTTTTCTTTATCATTATTTCTCTCCGTACTTACGTTTTTTAGTATTTTAATTGTGGTTTTATACTTTGTGTCTCATTTAATCAGTCGATTATTTGGCTACAGTCGAAGCGTACGTGCTTCGTTTACAAACAGTATACTGTTTTATAATTCAGGGAACTATGGCGTCCCTGTAAATGATCTCGTTTTTAAACAAGACCCCTTTACGATGTCGATTCAAGTCATTATCTTAACGTTCCAGAACATTCTTACGTTCTCATGGGGGATTTTTGCATTGAAAACGGTCGAAGGAAGCAAGGTAAGCGCGCTTCTTGGTTATTTTAAAATGCCGGTTTTATATGCGATGTTACTTGGGATCGGGTTCAATTTACTAGATGTCACTGTTCCTGAATTTGTCCTCATACCAGCAGATTACATTGCGGATTCGATGATCGCGATCGCGTTATTGACACTTGGCGCTCAAGTTGCTCAACTACGTTTATCGAAGAATTTATCTGTTGTGTATGTGAGCTTGATCATCCGTCTTTTACTTGGACCACTCATTGCCCTCGGCATTATTTTTGTATTAAGGATCGATGGTGTGACAGCGCAGGCCTTGTTTATTTCATCCGCGATGCCAACAGCTGTGAATAGTGCGATTATTGCGCAAGAATATGAGAATGAGCCCGAGCTTTCTGCACAAATTGTTTTGGCCTCCACCGTATTCAGTATGATTACGGTTACCGCGGTTATTTCCCTTGGTCGTTTGTTATTTTAACGGAAGAGGGACGCTGAATTGGAAATCAGAACCATTGATTTTGTTTGATGGAAGGTGTAGAGTATAAGCATAAGCAATACCCATTTCCTGCAACGCACGTTAACAACGGTTGTCTCAAACCGATGCTAGTTTTCCGGGAACTCTACATCCAGTTGCTGATAACAAGCCGGCCTTCTGAGCGGGACGTTAAAGGTAGCTGTGCGGGTACCCACCTGCTTTTACGCGGGCTTTGAGACACTTATAGTGACGACGGAGCGGGTTTGGGTTTAAACTTGCTTATGTGAGTACATAGAGTGATGAACGTTCATAGATGAAAGGCATGGAAGCAAATTGCTTCCATGCCTTTTTTAGTGTGCAGAGCACCTGTTCGACACATTTCGAGCTAAAACGGGTGGTGACAGGCACTGCCCGCACTCCCCACCTAAGTGAAGTACTCCAATTTCGCATCTGGGAAGAACTTATTGATGTATCCTCCTAATGTGTCTTTCATATCCTGCTGCTGATCTTTTTGATAGACGTACTTGCCGATGCCGTATTTTCCCCATTTGTACATCCGGTCTTCTTCTTCCATTTCAAGTTTTGTCATCGGGTAATTTTTTTGAATAACCCGCTTCGCCGGTTTTGTGAACCGGTGCTGAATGAGTTCAAATGTTAAATCTCTCGTTGCGCTTTTAGGAAGCTTTGCTTCAAGTTTCTCAAACAAAGTTAGATAGCCTTGCTTCCAATCATCATACAAGTAAATAGGTGCGATGATAAATCCAAGTGGATAACCAGCTTCAGCGACTTTCGCTGCTGCTTCAATCCGTTCATCCAGTCGCGATGTACCCGGTTCAAGAAACTTAATCACATAATCGGCATTCATACTAAAGCGAAAGCGCGTCCTTCCTTGATGGTCCGCATCGAGAAGGTGATCAACGTGTGCGAACTTTGTTACGAAGCGTAGGCGTCCGTAATCTGATTTTCCGAAGTATTCAATCGCGTGTTTCAATGTATGTGTTAAATGATCAATGCCAACGATGTCAGACGTACAGGACGCTTCAAACCGAGTTGGTTCTGGCGCTCTCTCCTGCATATATTTCTCGGCTGCATCGAATATGTCATCCGTATTCACGTACGTTCGGATATAGGGCTTGCTTCCCATTGTGGTTTGAAGATAACAATAATGACAGTGGCCCATACAACCAGTCGCAAACGGAATCGCATATTCAGCAGAAGGTTTGGAAGTATCAAACTTTAACGTTTTTCTTACACCAACAACAAGCGTTGATTTTGCAACGCGGTACTGCTGGAAATGATTATCTCCCGGAAGGTTCCTTACTTGATTGTGTGAGGTTGTTTCCCTAATTTCAATATCCATTTTAGAGAACTTCTCGTGCAGTTCCCGTCCAAGAGGATATTCTAACGCTCTTGGTTCCATGTAGACAAGCTGAGGCACAAATGGTTTAACCAATGAAAGACCTCCTATTCGATCGATCCGAAATATGTGGCATAAGCCTGTTCTGCTTCCGCTTCTGAATGATAAATCGCAATCTCAGAATCAAGTGGGTAGTAAGTTTCATATAAGAACAAGGCAAGCTTACCAGGTTGATCAGGATCGTTCACAACAGCAGCTTCCTGGATGTTTGCAACATTGTAAGTATGCGGATTACGATACATAACGTAAACGACGTCACCCGCTTGATATCCTTGTCCTGAATCATACGTTGAATCATGTAAATCCATCTTATCACTCCTTTACGTTCTTCTTCCTCATTGTTCCACAAGAGTGAGGATTCCTTTCTGGTAAATAACGCCTGTTTTAGTCATAAAGCGCTTAAAGAGTGCATACGTTGTTCTGTTGACTTATTTTTAGGGGAGGTGCGTGAAGGAGTGTTAAAGTGGATTAAAATCTTGGTGCCTTCACATAGTGTGACAGACAGGATCTTTGCTCGGTTCAAACTGTACAGGAAATTGAGAGGTGGCACATGGCAAAAGGTATCTGATCGAGTAGCTCCTAAGAAAAGCGTTTGGGTTAGAAAGGAGGTTAATGCTGAGGATTATTATGTATGGAAAACAGAGGTCCATGAATAGGGTCGGATTTTAACGCCCATATTATTAAATAAATTCTCGACAAGTATTGACAAATAGCGGGTGGTGTCAGGCACCCGCTAGAATAAATCAATGGAAAAGCCCTATACTATTTGTATATATATGTAAAAACGTATTCTAAAAAGAAAAGTACTAAAAACAGTTATGGAGTTGGAAAAAATTGTAGGTCATACTACGTATAAAAATCGGAAGATAAATCCCTTTAACCGTTCGGAAGTAGGAGATAAGTAATGAACATTGGTATCGTTATTCTACTAGCGTTACTTGCCTTATGGAAAGCTGATTGGAAAAATTGGGAGAAATACTACCCAACTATGCTATATATCGCATTAGCCGCATCTGCATATGAAATCATTGCTTATGAGAAATTTCATTTGTGGGATTTTAAAGAGAGTATCATTCTGACTAAAGTAATGGTTCATTTTATACATAATTTAATCATAAACCCTCTCGTTGTCTTGCTCTTTTTATCGAATTATCCTTCTAGTGGAAGTGAAATTATCTACAATGCAAAATGGGTTGTAGGATTTTGGAGTGTTGAATGTTTGGTATCAACTACCGATGCAATTACATATCATAATGGATGGAATTTGGGTTGGTCCTTATTATTTCTTATCGTTATGTTTCCAATGGTTCGTCTTCATCACCTTAACAAAAGCCTCGCACTGCCTTTATCTATCGGAATTTCAATACTCCTTTTACTTCTATTTGATTACATATAATAAAGCATTCATTGGATAAGAGACACTAGTTGGCTAAACGAAAGTGGTTAAAAGATAAATTAATTTAATAAAGACAGTCATCAATATGCAGGTATTGTTGACTGTCTTTTCCTATGAATGCTTTTTCGAATCTTTTTTATTATGTTTATCGCACTTCCATTGTTGCAATGGTGGATCAGAAGGAAGGTTCGATTGAATCAATAAAATTTTTCTAGCCTTATATGGAAAATCAACAGAAGCTTTGACGAAAATTGATTCTCCTACATATAAAGAACAATGAACGCAAATCCGATGATAACGTTTATAGGATAAGCATCATTGAACATTATGACAAGAGGAGGAATCAACCAGGATGAATGCTTTTCAAATGATCACTTTTATTAAAGAACTTGAACGACTGAAGGATACAACCCGGACGGCATACATGAGAAGCGGCAGAAGAGAGAGTGTGGCAGAACATTCCTGGCGCCTCGCGATGTTTGCTTTTGCCTTAAGTGACGAATTTCCTGAGCTCGATCACTTTCGTGTTTTATGTATGTGTCTTGTGCACGATCTTGGGGAGGCGTATGACGGTGATATTTCTGCAACGATTCAGGTTAATCAACAAGAAAAGATTCGAAAAGAGGAGGAAGCGGTGCAACGTCTCACTTCCGCTCTTGGTAGAAAACAGAGTGGCGCTATTCTTTCGCTATGTCAGGAGTATAATCGCGGCGAAACGAAAGAATCTCTGTTTGTCAAAGCTCTAGATAAAATGGAGACGATCATTCAGCATACTCAGGGAACAAATCCACCTGGATTTGATTATGAGTTTAATCTTACTTATGGGAAAGAGTATGCAGAATATGATGAAATGATAAAGGCAATACGTGATGAAATTGATAAAGAAACGTTAAAAAAAATGAATGAATGAAAATGCGTAAAAGGTAAGGTGTAAGAAGGTGGAAATTAGATTAATTCGACATGGAAAATCCTCATGCGATTTTTCAAAGCGTATAACGAGTTGGGATTACCGAGAATGGGTGATCAAATATGGAGAAGCAGGAATCTGCGATGAAGCACCTGCAAACGTACAACGGGCATTAAGAGACGCTTCTATCGTATTTACAAGTGATTTCAAACGCGCTATCGACTCTGCCCAATCAGCGGTTGCGATCCAAAGTGATTCAATCTATCGGGAACTCGAACTTCCTCATTACCATGTTAAGTTGCTCAAGCTAAACCCTCGCACATGGAGAGTTTTCTATCGATTTCTCTGGCTGATGGGATTTTCCAAGAAAGTAGAAAATAAAAAACGAGCGACGAAGCGGGCAAAAACGGCCGCTCAGCAATTAGAAGATAGCGCACGGAAACACGGTACCGTCATGTTAGTGGGACATGGATTTTTTAACCGCTATATAGGAAATACCTTAACAAAACGTGGCTGGACATTAGAAGGGAACAAAGGCACAGCAAACTGGACAATCCATACGTATACCAAATGAAATACACAGATGGGCTTGTTTCACCACAAGGTGGTGAACGAATCGGACTGATACGTTCCAAAAAAATAATCGAGTGATTTTCCTTAAATCCTTATTATGCTGAAATATTTTTAGGGGTACGGTGGAAAACAGAATTATTTCATAGAGGTCTTACATCATGATGGTGGCATACGAAGTCATTCTCCTATGAGAGCGGTTACGTGGTTTTCATCTTCAGTTAAGTAAAGTGATTTGTTAACAATGCATGTGTGGGACGAATTTTGCTTTTACTAAAAAGATATTCAAGAAAGCATATTTTAGGAAGAACCTTGATGTTATCGCAGCAAAGCATAAAGGAAGAAGCTGGGGGTTATTTAGCTGATCGCTTGTGAAATGAAGGGGTTGTCAAAAATAAAAAAGTAGGTAAAATGGACGCAAGGTTAAAGAAATGGAGTGTTTGGCATCATAGAAAAACATGCCAAACATATCATGGAAGTATAGAAAACAAACTGTTCCACAGAGGAACCATTACATGCTTAGAAAGGGGAAAAAATCATGAATCGTTCAGTGGTCTGTCCATGTGAGGGTGTTATTGAGAAGATCTTTGTTCATCATTCATCCCGCGTTTATGAGTGGGAGCCAATGTTTGTCATCCGAAACGGGCAGGGCAATACCGAGAAAATTACGCTTGGAGTAAGCGGAGAAATTTCTGAACTTCATGTGAAAGAGAATGATCGTGTGACAGGCGGATACATTCTTGCGTCAATGAAAGAAGATGACTTTGTAACAGGAAGCGATTAATAATCGGTCTTTGCCGAACACATTTATAAATAAGATTGACACGAACTGGTGCAAGCATGACGGGCTACCGTAGTGCTTGTGCCTCTTTTATTTTGTGAGTTAAACATTTCTCGCTTTTTGCTTACAAAAGTTTCTTGTCAGAATCTAACGAATATGTCTTGCAGGATCCATTGATTTTTAGTAAAGTACACATATATTACACCCGAGATGGACAAATGTTTTTGTATGGAGGACACTATGAAGAAAATTGGACTATTGCCACGTATTCTTATTGCTATTGCACTTGGTATTGTTATTGGAGCTTATCTTCCTGAAGCGGTTGTACGTATTTTCGCGACGTTTAATGGGATTTTCGGAAACTTTCTTGGTTTCGCGATTCCATTAATCATTATTGGCTTTATTGCACCTGGAATAGGTGAAATTGGGAAAGGCGCGGGAAAGTTGATCGGGATCACAACTACGGTTGCTTATCTTTCTACTTTTTTGGCTGGTTTGCTTGCCTTCTTCGCCGCACGAAATCTTTATCCCCTTTTTCTTGAAACGGGCGGAGCTGCCTCAGAAATGGCAAACCCTGAAGAGTCATTGTTAAAACCTTTTTTCGAAGTTGAAATTCCGCCTATTATGGGTGTGATGACAGCGCTCGTACTGGCGTTTACACTAGGACTTGGAATGGCCGCCATGAAGGGAAAGATGTTAAAAGGCGTTATGGTTGAGTTTCGAACCATTATTGAGAAAGTGATTCGTTTTGTCATCATTCCATTATTACCGCTTCATATTCTTGGTATTTTTGCTAACAT
This genomic interval carries:
- a CDS encoding AEC family transporter; this translates as MLGVFIEIIVPVFILIGIGVVLHRIFQFDLYTLAKVNIYFIVPGFIFLKLYETAFSLSLFLSVLTFFSILIVVLYFVSHLISRLFGYSRSVRASFTNSILFYNSGNYGVPVNDLVFKQDPFTMSIQVIILTFQNILTFSWGIFALKTVEGSKVSALLGYFKMPVLYAMLLGIGFNLLDVTVPEFVLIPADYIADSMIAIALLTLGAQVAQLRLSKNLSVVYVSLIIRLLLGPLIALGIIFVLRIDGVTAQALFISSAMPTAVNSAIIAQEYENEPELSAQIVLASTVFSMITVTAVISLGRLLF
- a CDS encoding CBO0543 family protein; its protein translation is MNIGIVILLALLALWKADWKNWEKYYPTMLYIALAASAYEIIAYEKFHLWDFKESIILTKVMVHFIHNLIINPLVVLLFLSNYPSSGSEIIYNAKWVVGFWSVECLVSTTDAITYHNGWNLGWSLLFLIVMFPMVRLHHLNKSLALPLSIGISILLLLLFDYI
- a CDS encoding DUF2254 domain-containing protein yields the protein MKKLIPWQLRKYFEMSRRIRKHELQATLWYMPGLYILGAFVFVAATLYLDLVLELSQYTPNMIRTTAQPTRLLISALIGGILTLSAFTLNSLLVVLTTFSGQFSPRMLLNFVADRTTQHFIGIFHGSFVYVLVVFLFITSKEDEYFVAIPGTTVFLAFVTVITFIFFINHATSWMQVHNIATNMKEESISIVRETLRNDLEQFRCENPGDLMEKERETETLITAPDSGYIQLIDFKTMIDEAQKDQIIIKLHNKVGDYVLKGNRFFSYWGTGAERVNVEKYCQHIEQGYKETEIQDLKMGMTKLAEIGVKSLGNDDPQTTITVIHQMADLLLEVERDITFTPYLADHEQQVRVVMDAEDFNYYLYRGFGYLRHYAGDNYPIITEIIAALSMVAQSISKDKLDVVWDFAKNSMDHIPKQFIYDLDRDYLLNRLYDLANFTGHQDDYKPIEKRLLEIEEKHS
- a CDS encoding CBO0543 family protein; translation: MFEKVILWLLVFLGIGLFLSSLRKPPLKEWLLFFLLTAYFSSIIGVIVVEEGMLSYPVNLFNRHFDSSLTYEYVLFPVLGIYYYQSTLRSGWVGYFGKAAIYSAIITILEFFLEKYTDLIHYESWTWWYTFLSTLLLLVIIRVIVKYLPGVEQQR
- a CDS encoding HD domain-containing protein, which produces MNAFQMITFIKELERLKDTTRTAYMRSGRRESVAEHSWRLAMFAFALSDEFPELDHFRVLCMCLVHDLGEAYDGDISATIQVNQQEKIRKEEEAVQRLTSALGRKQSGAILSLCQEYNRGETKESLFVKALDKMETIIQHTQGTNPPGFDYEFNLTYGKEYAEYDEMIKAIRDEIDKETLKKMNE
- a CDS encoding transcriptional regulator SplA domain-containing protein, with the translated sequence MDLHDSTYDSGQGYQAGDVVYVMYRNPHTYNVANIQEAAVVNDPDQPGKLALFLYETYYPLDSEIAIYHSEAEAEQAYATYFGSIE
- a CDS encoding biotin/lipoyl-binding protein yields the protein MNRSVVCPCEGVIEKIFVHHSSRVYEWEPMFVIRNGQGNTEKITLGVSGEISELHVKENDRVTGGYILASMKEDDFVTGSD
- a CDS encoding DUF3889 domain-containing protein encodes the protein MLQKLIFLLSVTVLFLVPINVHAEAPSYAKWGKMAIEETTKKYPDQQVTDYRYDGKVFISDVREQYDFEFTLKQNGQSREIRVYVLVNPQKDKLIDVKYDEIEEFQ
- a CDS encoding histidine phosphatase family protein encodes the protein MEIRLIRHGKSSCDFSKRITSWDYREWVIKYGEAGICDEAPANVQRALRDASIVFTSDFKRAIDSAQSAVAIQSDSIYRELELPHYHVKLLKLNPRTWRVFYRFLWLMGFSKKVENKKRATKRAKTAAQQLEDSARKHGTVMLVGHGFFNRYIGNTLTKRGWTLEGNKGTANWTIHTYTK
- the splB gene encoding spore photoproduct lyase, coding for MVKPFVPQLVYMEPRALEYPLGRELHEKFSKMDIEIRETTSHNQVRNLPGDNHFQQYRVAKSTLVVGVRKTLKFDTSKPSAEYAIPFATGCMGHCHYCYLQTTMGSKPYIRTYVNTDDIFDAAEKYMQERAPEPTRFEASCTSDIVGIDHLTHTLKHAIEYFGKSDYGRLRFVTKFAHVDHLLDADHQGRTRFRFSMNADYVIKFLEPGTSRLDERIEAAAKVAEAGYPLGFIIAPIYLYDDWKQGYLTLFEKLEAKLPKSATRDLTFELIQHRFTKPAKRVIQKNYPMTKLEMEEEDRMYKWGKYGIGKYVYQKDQQQDMKDTLGGYINKFFPDAKLEYFT